A genomic segment from Lutibacter sp. A80 encodes:
- a CDS encoding TonB-dependent receptor, with translation MNKHIFILFILFPFIVFSQKTIKGTILDANNSPILGASIYWENSQLGTNSDEKGNFEIQTLEDYSKLIVSFIGYKTQNISINNSEDLTIILIADNQLDEVQIQTNRKSTSRPNYVVKNIINVNKEELLKAACCNLAESFETNPSIDVNYSDALTGTKQIKMLGLTSPYIQIVQENIPNIRGAAQTYGLTFTPGTWVESIQITKGAGSVVNGYESIAGQINAELVKPLTDKKLFVNTYGSLNGRLELNTHFNTKISDKWNTGLYLHGDMRDKKIDDNNDNFLDAPLTKQVNIMNRWQYTDTEKGWVSFINLRYLKDNKTTGEINFEPDIHKKTTTFWGSEITTERFETSAKVGYVYPELPYKNLGLQVAYSSHNQDSYFGLNDYNIKHESGYANFVYNSIISDTRNKFVTGVSATFDNFDELVLTNNYKRNENSVGAFFEYNYDNLSNLSLSAGIRVDHHNLLETFITPRLHLKYTPWETSTFRLSAGRGKKSAAIFAENQWLFGTNRTINILNNNGEFYGLNPEIAWNYGASFTQKFKFLNRNGNIIFDYYKTDFSEQIIVDTENPSEISFYNATSNTKANSFQVEVNYSPFIHFNIKTAYKYQDIKNNYISGKKQQPMQPKNRFFTNLSFQTHLNEKDGNWKFDFTYNWISEQRLPDTSIFTSAYQLPEYADAHTNMNAQITKVFSPRFEWYLGGENLSNHRQKTPILGADDPFGANFDSSIVYSSVLGAMYYTGIRFNIE, from the coding sequence ATGAATAAACATATTTTTATATTATTTATACTATTCCCCTTTATAGTATTTAGTCAAAAAACAATTAAAGGAACCATTTTAGATGCAAATAATTCTCCTATTTTAGGAGCTAGCATTTATTGGGAAAATTCTCAATTAGGTACAAATTCTGACGAGAAAGGAAATTTTGAAATTCAAACACTAGAAGATTATAGTAAACTTATTGTCAGTTTTATTGGCTATAAAACTCAAAATATTTCAATAAATAATTCAGAAGATTTAACTATTATTTTAATAGCCGACAACCAATTAGATGAAGTTCAAATTCAAACTAATAGAAAAAGTACTAGCAGACCTAATTATGTTGTAAAAAATATAATTAATGTAAATAAAGAAGAACTTTTAAAAGCAGCGTGTTGTAATTTAGCTGAAAGTTTTGAAACCAATCCTTCTATAGATGTAAATTATAGCGATGCCCTTACTGGAACAAAACAAATTAAAATGTTGGGTTTAACAAGTCCATACATTCAAATAGTTCAAGAAAACATTCCTAACATAAGAGGTGCAGCCCAAACGTATGGACTTACTTTTACGCCTGGAACTTGGGTTGAAAGCATCCAAATTACTAAAGGCGCCGGAAGCGTAGTTAACGGTTACGAAAGTATTGCAGGACAAATAAATGCTGAATTAGTAAAACCTTTAACCGATAAAAAATTATTTGTTAACACATATGGTTCACTTAATGGTAGGTTAGAATTAAATACTCATTTTAATACAAAAATTTCCGATAAATGGAATACAGGTTTGTACCTTCATGGAGATATGAGAGACAAAAAAATAGATGATAATAACGATAATTTTTTAGATGCTCCACTTACAAAACAAGTAAATATTATGAACCGATGGCAGTATACAGATACTGAAAAAGGATGGGTTAGCTTTATTAATTTACGGTATTTAAAAGATAATAAAACCACTGGAGAAATAAATTTCGAACCAGATATTCATAAAAAAACTACTACTTTTTGGGGAAGTGAAATAACTACTGAACGTTTTGAAACCTCAGCAAAAGTTGGTTATGTATATCCTGAATTACCCTATAAAAATTTAGGGTTACAGGTTGCTTACAGTTCTCATAATCAAGATTCTTATTTTGGTTTGAATGATTACAACATCAAACACGAGAGTGGTTATGCCAATTTTGTTTATAATTCTATAATTTCAGATACTCGTAATAAATTTGTTACTGGAGTTAGTGCCACTTTTGATAATTTTGATGAACTAGTTTTGACAAATAATTACAAAAGAAACGAAAACTCTGTTGGTGCTTTCTTTGAATATAATTACGATAACTTATCAAATTTAAGCCTTTCTGCAGGAATTAGAGTAGATCATCACAATTTATTAGAAACATTTATAACACCTCGTTTACATTTAAAATATACACCTTGGGAAACAAGTACATTTCGTTTATCTGCTGGTAGAGGGAAAAAAAGTGCTGCTATTTTTGCTGAAAACCAATGGCTTTTTGGAACAAATAGAACCATTAATATACTAAACAATAATGGTGAATTTTATGGTTTAAATCCTGAAATAGCTTGGAATTATGGAGCTTCATTTACACAAAAATTTAAATTTTTAAATAGAAATGGAAACATTATATTCGATTATTACAAAACCGATTTTAGTGAACAAATTATTGTAGATACGGAAAATCCTTCAGAAATTTCATTCTACAATGCTACAAGCAATACAAAAGCTAATAGTTTTCAGGTTGAAGTTAATTACAGTCCTTTTATACATTTCAATATTAAAACCGCATATAAATATCAAGACATAAAAAACAACTATATCTCTGGTAAAAAACAACAACCAATGCAACCTAAAAATCGTTTTTTCACCAACTTATCATTTCAGACACATCTAAATGAAAAAGACGGAAATTGGAAATTTGATTTTACATATAATTGGATAAGTGAACAACGTTTACCAGATACAAGCATTTTTACATCTGCTTATCAATTACCTGAATACGCCGATGCACATACCAATATGAATGCGCAAATTACAAAAGTTTTCTCACCTAGATTTGAGTGGTACTTAGGAGGTGAAAACTTAAGCAATCACAGACAAAAAACACCAATTTTAGGAGCTGATGATCCATTTGGAGCAAATTTTGATTCAAGTATTGTATACTCTTCTGTACTTGGTGCTATGTA
- the tsaD gene encoding tRNA (adenosine(37)-N6)-threonylcarbamoyltransferase complex transferase subunit TsaD, which translates to MIKNKSIYILGIESSCDDTSAAVICNGKILSNVVANQDIHTKYGGVVPELASRAHQQNIVPVIQQAIQQANIDKKDLNAIAFTRGPGLMGSLLVGTSFAKSLSLALNIPLIPVNHMQGHVLAHFIDEEDKQKPPFPFLCLTISGGHTQIVKITNYFTMEVIGETLDDAVGEAFDKSAKILGLPYPGGPLIDKHAKLGNPLAFKFTKPKMADLNFSFSGLKTGILYFIQKKVKENPNFIEENLNDICASIQYTIVEILFDKLKKAVNKTGIKHIAIAGGVSANSEIRKTLKETESKYGWTTYIPKFEYTTDNAGMIAITGYLKYLENNFNQDNTTATARLKVSEQ; encoded by the coding sequence ATGATTAAAAATAAATCAATTTACATACTCGGTATTGAATCTTCTTGCGACGATACCAGCGCTGCTGTTATCTGCAACGGAAAAATACTTTCAAATGTTGTTGCAAATCAAGATATTCATACCAAATATGGTGGTGTTGTGCCTGAATTAGCTTCACGTGCACATCAACAAAATATTGTTCCTGTAATACAACAGGCAATTCAACAGGCAAATATCGACAAAAAAGACTTAAATGCCATAGCTTTTACACGCGGACCTGGATTAATGGGTTCTTTATTGGTTGGTACTTCTTTTGCTAAGTCACTTTCACTTGCATTAAATATTCCGTTAATCCCTGTAAATCATATGCAAGGACACGTTTTAGCGCATTTTATTGATGAAGAAGACAAACAAAAACCACCATTCCCTTTTTTATGTTTAACTATTAGTGGCGGACATACACAAATTGTAAAAATTACCAATTACTTTACAATGGAAGTTATTGGCGAAACTTTAGACGATGCAGTGGGTGAAGCTTTTGATAAGTCTGCCAAAATTTTAGGGCTACCGTATCCTGGTGGGCCATTAATTGACAAACACGCAAAACTTGGAAACCCATTAGCATTTAAATTTACAAAACCTAAAATGGCTGATTTAAATTTTAGTTTTAGCGGTTTAAAAACAGGTATTTTATATTTTATCCAGAAAAAAGTAAAAGAAAATCCAAATTTTATTGAAGAAAACCTGAACGATATTTGTGCATCAATACAATATACCATTGTTGAAATTCTATTTGATAAACTTAAAAAAGCTGTAAACAAAACAGGAATAAAACATATTGCTATTGCAGGTGGTGTAAGTGCAAATTCTGAAATTAGAAAAACACTCAAAGAAACTGAATCTAAATATGGTTGGACTACCTATATTCCTAAATTTGAATACACCACAGATAATGCTGGAATGATTGCTATTACTGGCTATTTAAAGTACTTAGAAAATAATTTTAATCAAGATAATACAACTGCAACAGCACGATTAAAAGTAAGCGAACAATAA
- a CDS encoding translocation/assembly module TamB domain-containing protein, giving the protein MQTSLGKAATNYLRKEFQVDINVEKVNLAFLGDVELNEIFIKDHHADTLIYAKKLTTSIFSYKNIINNKLEFGQILLGDFTLNIKTYKNEVDDALTVFVDKFDDGSAREKPSGFLLTATKLKLQNGYVTISDENVVNENPLFFKKITGETKNFRIQGPNVSTEIKNLSFIENHNLKIESLTTDFTYTKSFMNFENTELKTKESLILADIKFTYNRKDFSDFNNLVILDASVKQADVSLIDLKNFYNEFGSNDVLHFSTNINGTLNNFIANNLQLKTDKDALIYGNLNFKNAFNQENGFSLDASFSNLTSDYNHLKTILPEALGNTLPSEFEKLGRFTLIGDTFITPKLIEAQLTLDTDLGTSVSDLVLTNIDNIDKASYKGHVRLIDFKLGEVMKDSLVGLLTMEADIDGSGFTFENLNVSVNGKVSKHQYKNYTYNNITLNGVFKNKHFDGEMEVNDDNIKLNFNGLADLSNDVYKFDFKSTVDYCDLNTINLFKRDSISKIKGDIEIKVQGNSFDDLIGTVDFKNSLYLNQKGNYFFKDFNIKSSFSDSIRTITINSPEILTGRIVGKFKFNELGKLAQNSIGSIYSNYKPFEVAENQNLNFRFNIHNKIVEVFYPEVILAPRTTIRGDMSSNDNSFKLNIKSPKVEAYTNVIDELNLQMDNKNPLFNTQLTVNEIKSDYYNISKLHLVNITLSDTLYFRTEFKGGAENTEKFDLSFFHTFNKENKSVFGLQKSNFIFKNNTWIINPDNNLKNKVVFDSKTKLYTIDQFLIASKDQKIEFQGTIQDTISKNFKFNFQNVKLSSVTPNIDSLKLKGVINGVLNYNQFNKQVKPTADLIVSDFNINNSNQGDLKVAVEGKNSMKEYTVNVSLKRDNNISFSAVGDLDFRPLKPTLDIILDFEEFKLDAFSPLGEDVFNKIRGFAYGNVNLTGPLNNPDMTGELYLDQAGLYFPYLNVDYLFDGTSVITLEKQTFNLEDVQIEDTKHKTRGDLKGTISHKYFDNWALNLNLETRNLLVLDTEEDEESLYYGTGFLGGNATIIGQTDKLVIDVIGRTNKGTRFVIPISDVKTATSSELIRFVNSDKEGNEVESRNAFISEKLKGLSLNFNLDVTKDAEVEMVLDKATGSSLKGSGTGNLQIELDTKDKFNMYGDFIIDNGTYNFKYGGIINKPFSVQKGGSVSWSGDPFTADINIEAIYRVSANPKSLLENITANRKIPIDLVTRFSGELFNSTRTFDIEIPNSSSTVAAELAFKLNSNDDNTKTSHFVSLLASGAFYNESDLSVNTNGLVYGTASDLISNAFDNIVNTGDNKFKFKPVYTFGEKNNIDNLNIDDQLGFNFGYEVNDRILINGKASVPIGSKEPTSFIGEVTIDFLLNDAGTLTSSIFNRQNEIQYSEQDEEGYTQGIGINHQLDFDDSTELLEKLGLKKKKVKDSTETVKPAVKEIKKTKPINIKK; this is encoded by the coding sequence GTGCAAACTAGTTTGGGAAAAGCGGCTACAAATTATTTACGAAAAGAATTTCAGGTTGATATAAATGTAGAAAAAGTAAATTTAGCTTTTTTAGGAGATGTAGAATTAAATGAAATTTTTATTAAAGATCATCATGCAGATACTTTAATATATGCCAAAAAATTAACAACGTCTATTTTTAGTTATAAAAACATTATCAATAATAAATTAGAATTTGGTCAAATTTTATTAGGAGATTTTACATTAAATATTAAAACCTACAAAAATGAAGTAGATGATGCGTTAACTGTTTTTGTAGATAAATTTGATGATGGATCTGCAAGAGAAAAACCATCTGGGTTTTTATTAACTGCAACAAAATTAAAGCTACAAAATGGTTATGTTACAATTTCTGATGAAAATGTAGTGAACGAAAATCCGTTGTTTTTTAAAAAAATTACAGGTGAAACCAAAAATTTTAGAATTCAAGGGCCAAATGTTTCAACCGAAATAAAAAATCTTAGTTTTATTGAAAATCACAATTTAAAAATAGAAAGCTTAACTACAGATTTTACGTATACAAAATCTTTTATGAATTTTGAAAATACAGAATTAAAAACCAAAGAGTCTTTAATTTTAGCAGATATTAAGTTTACCTATAATAGGAAAGATTTTTCAGATTTTAACAATTTAGTAATTTTAGATGCTTCTGTAAAACAAGCTGATGTTTCATTAATAGATCTTAAAAATTTTTATAATGAATTTGGTTCGAATGATGTACTACATTTTTCAACCAATATTAATGGAACCTTAAATAATTTTATTGCCAATAATTTACAATTAAAAACCGATAAAGACGCATTAATTTATGGTAATTTAAATTTCAAAAATGCTTTTAATCAAGAAAATGGATTTTCTTTAGATGCTAGTTTTTCTAATTTAACTTCAGATTACAATCATTTAAAAACAATATTACCCGAAGCTTTAGGTAATACATTACCTTCAGAATTTGAAAAATTAGGAAGGTTTACATTAATTGGAGATACTTTTATTACTCCAAAATTAATTGAGGCACAACTAACTTTAGATACTGATCTTGGAACTTCGGTTTCAGATTTGGTATTAACAAATATTGATAATATAGATAAAGCTTCTTATAAAGGCCATGTGAGGCTTATAGATTTTAAGTTAGGAGAAGTAATGAAAGATAGTCTTGTAGGACTTTTAACAATGGAGGCAGATATTGATGGGAGTGGATTTACTTTTGAAAATTTAAATGTTTCGGTAAATGGTAAAGTCTCTAAACATCAATATAAAAACTATACCTATAATAATATTACTTTAAATGGGGTATTTAAAAACAAGCATTTTGATGGTGAAATGGAAGTTAATGATGATAATATAAAGTTGAATTTTAATGGTTTGGCTGATTTATCTAATGATGTTTATAAATTTGATTTTAAATCTACAGTAGATTATTGCGATTTAAATACTATTAATTTATTTAAAAGAGATAGTATTTCAAAAATAAAAGGAGATATTGAAATTAAAGTACAAGGAAATTCTTTTGATGATTTAATAGGTACGGTAGATTTTAAAAATTCACTATACCTAAACCAAAAAGGAAATTACTTTTTTAAAGATTTTAATATCAAATCTTCATTTAGTGATAGCATAAGAACCATAACAATTAATTCTCCAGAAATACTTACGGGTAGAATTGTTGGAAAATTTAAATTTAACGAACTTGGTAAATTAGCACAAAATTCTATTGGTAGTATTTACTCTAATTACAAGCCTTTTGAAGTAGCTGAAAATCAGAATTTAAACTTTAGGTTTAATATTCATAATAAAATTGTTGAAGTATTTTACCCTGAAGTAATTTTAGCTCCAAGAACAACTATTAGAGGAGACATGAGCTCTAACGATAATTCATTTAAATTAAATATAAAATCACCAAAAGTAGAGGCTTATACAAATGTTATTGATGAATTAAATTTACAAATGGATAACAAAAACCCATTATTTAATACACAGCTTACTGTTAACGAAATTAAATCGGATTACTATAATATTTCTAAGCTTCATTTAGTAAACATAACCTTAAGTGATACATTGTATTTTAGAACAGAATTTAAAGGAGGAGCCGAGAATACAGAAAAATTTGACCTTTCATTTTTTCATACTTTTAATAAAGAAAATAAATCTGTTTTTGGATTGCAAAAATCTAATTTTATATTCAAAAATAATACTTGGATTATAAATCCAGATAACAACCTTAAAAATAAAGTTGTATTTGATAGTAAAACAAAATTATATACGATAGATCAGTTTTTAATTGCTTCAAAAGATCAAAAAATTGAATTTCAAGGAACAATACAAGATACTATTAGTAAAAACTTTAAATTCAATTTTCAAAATGTAAAACTATCTAGCGTTACTCCAAATATTGATAGCTTAAAGTTAAAAGGGGTTATTAACGGAGTGTTAAATTATAACCAGTTTAATAAGCAAGTTAAACCAACTGCAGATTTAATAGTTTCAGATTTTAATATTAATAATTCTAATCAAGGAGATTTAAAAGTAGCTGTAGAAGGTAAAAATTCAATGAAAGAATATACAGTAAATGTCTCATTAAAAAGAGATAATAACATAAGTTTTTCAGCAGTTGGAGATCTGGATTTTAGACCTTTAAAACCTACCTTAGATATAATTTTAGATTTTGAAGAATTTAAATTAGATGCATTTAGTCCATTAGGAGAAGACGTTTTTAATAAAATTAGAGGCTTTGCATATGGGAATGTAAATTTAACTGGACCACTTAACAATCCAGATATGACAGGTGAATTGTATTTAGACCAAGCTGGACTTTATTTTCCATATTTAAATGTAGATTACCTTTTTGACGGTACAAGTGTAATTACACTTGAAAAGCAAACATTTAATTTAGAAGATGTTCAAATAGAAGATACAAAGCATAAAACAAGAGGAGATTTAAAAGGAACAATTTCGCATAAGTATTTTGATAATTGGGCACTTAACTTAAACTTAGAAACTAGAAATTTATTAGTGCTAGATACTGAAGAAGATGAAGAATCTTTATATTATGGAACAGGATTTCTTGGAGGAAATGCTACTATAATTGGACAAACAGATAAATTAGTAATAGATGTTATAGGTAGAACAAATAAAGGAACACGCTTTGTAATACCAATTAGCGATGTTAAAACAGCAACATCATCAGAGTTGATAAGATTTGTGAATAGTGATAAAGAAGGAAATGAAGTTGAAAGTAGAAATGCTTTTATTTCAGAAAAATTAAAAGGATTGTCGCTTAATTTTAATTTAGATGTAACCAAAGATGCCGAAGTAGAAATGGTATTGGATAAAGCTACCGGAAGTTCTTTAAAAGGTAGTGGAACAGGTAATTTACAAATAGAACTCGATACCAAAGATAAGTTTAATATGTATGGAGATTTTATAATAGATAACGGAACTTATAATTTTAAATACGGAGGTATAATAAACAAACCATTTAGCGTACAAAAAGGAGGAAGTGTCTCTTGGAGTGGAGATCCATTTACTGCAGATATTAATATAGAAGCAATTTATAGAGTTTCGGCAAATCCGAAATCTTTACTAGAAAATATTACTGCAAATAGAAAAATTCCAATTGACTTAGTAACTCGTTTTTCGGGCGAATTATTTAATTCAACCCGAACTTTTGATATAGAAATACCAAACTCTAGTTCAACTGTTGCTGCTGAGTTGGCTTTTAAATTAAATAGTAATGACGATAATACAAAAACAAGTCATTTTGTTTCATTATTAGCCTCTGGTGCATTTTATAACGAAAGTGATTTAAGTGTAAATACTAATGGTTTGGTGTATGGAACTGCTTCAGATTTAATATCAAATGCATTCGATAATATTGTAAATACAGGAGATAATAAATTTAAATTTAAACCTGTTTATACCTTTGGTGAAAAAAATAATATTGATAATTTAAATATAGACGATCAGTTAGGCTTTAATTTTGGTTACGAAGTAAATGATAGAATTTTAATTAACGGTAAAGCAAGTGTGCCAATCGGTTCTAAAGAGCCTACAAGTTTTATAGGTGAAGTAACCATAGATTTTCTATTGAATGATGCTGGTACATTAACATCATCTATATTTAACCGTCAGAATGAAATTCAATATTCTGAACAAGATGAAGAAGGATATACGCAAGGAATTGGAATAAATCACCAATTAGATTTTGATGATAGTACCGAATTATTAGAGAAATTAGGGTTGAAAAAGAAAAAAGTAAAAGATTCTACAGAAACTGTAAAACCAGCTGTTAAAGAAATTAAAAAAACGAAACCAATCAACATAAAAAAATAA
- a CDS encoding sugar phosphate nucleotidyltransferase: MSKPTLVILAAGIGSRYGGLKQLDTFSEQGDTILDFSIYDAIQAGFGKVVFIIRKSIEADFKAFFTPKLKDKIEVEYVFQELENIPEKYKDNTREKPWGTGHALLMAKDVISENFTVINADDFYGREAFVGIAEALKNIDKNSSYFNMMGYVLKNTISEYGFVSRGECRVDENGFLTGITERTHIEKVDGILKFKETEGVLKPISEETIVSMNFFGFTPKYFELSESLFEEFLEENYKEPKAEFFIPKVVNHLIVSGKATMEVLKSDARWFGVTYKEDKAYVTSEIQKLKEAGVYPAKLW; the protein is encoded by the coding sequence ATGAGTAAACCAACATTAGTAATTTTAGCTGCAGGAATTGGAAGTCGCTATGGTGGCTTAAAACAATTAGATACTTTCTCAGAACAAGGAGATACAATTTTAGATTTTTCAATTTACGATGCAATCCAAGCCGGTTTTGGAAAAGTTGTTTTTATAATTAGAAAAAGCATTGAAGCAGATTTTAAAGCATTTTTTACACCAAAATTAAAAGACAAAATAGAGGTAGAATATGTGTTTCAAGAACTAGAAAATATACCAGAAAAATATAAGGATAACACTAGAGAAAAACCTTGGGGAACTGGTCATGCATTACTAATGGCAAAAGATGTAATTTCTGAAAATTTTACAGTAATTAATGCTGACGATTTTTATGGAAGAGAAGCATTTGTTGGTATTGCAGAAGCGCTAAAAAACATAGACAAAAACTCTAGTTACTTTAATATGATGGGCTATGTATTAAAAAATACAATTTCAGAATATGGTTTTGTTTCTAGAGGAGAATGTAGAGTAGATGAAAATGGATTTTTAACAGGAATTACAGAACGTACACATATTGAAAAAGTTGATGGAATATTAAAATTTAAAGAAACTGAAGGTGTTTTAAAACCAATTTCTGAAGAAACCATAGTTTCAATGAATTTCTTCGGATTTACGCCAAAATATTTTGAGTTATCCGAATCGCTTTTTGAAGAATTTTTAGAAGAAAATTACAAAGAACCAAAAGCTGAATTTTTTATTCCTAAAGTTGTGAATCACTTAATTGTTAGTGGAAAAGCTACTATGGAGGTTTTAAAATCAGATGCAAGATGGTTTGGAGTAACTTATAAAGAAGATAAAGCTTATGTTACTTCAGAAATTCAAAAATTAAAAGAAGCTGGAGTTTATCCAGCAAAATTATGGTAA
- the pfkA gene encoding 6-phosphofructokinase: protein MGKKISRIGVLTSGGDAPGMNAAIRAVVRACAYYNIECYGVYRGYQGLIEGDFKQLTARDVSNIINRGGTILKSARSTEFRTKEGREKAYQNIKKAEIDALVLIGGDGTFTGGMVFNEEHMLPCIGIPGTIDNDIYGTNFTIGYDTALNTVVEVIDKIRDTASSHNRLFFVEVMGRDAGFIALNAGVGAGAEEILIPEEDLGLDRLLESLKRTKRSGKSSSIVVVSEGDKIGKNVFELADYVEENMPQYDVRVSVLGHMQRGGSPSCFDRVLASRLGVKAVELLLDGKSNLMVGLIDNKVATTELDLAVKEHHKINKELLRVSDIMSI from the coding sequence ATGGGAAAAAAAATTAGTAGAATAGGTGTGCTTACCTCAGGAGGTGATGCACCAGGAATGAACGCTGCAATAAGAGCTGTTGTTAGAGCTTGTGCATATTATAATATAGAATGCTATGGCGTTTATAGAGGATATCAAGGTTTAATAGAAGGAGATTTTAAACAGTTAACGGCTCGTGACGTAAGTAATATTATCAATAGAGGTGGTACAATTTTAAAGTCTGCTAGATCTACCGAATTTAGAACAAAAGAAGGTAGAGAAAAAGCCTATCAAAACATTAAAAAAGCAGAAATAGATGCTTTAGTTTTAATTGGTGGTGATGGTACTTTTACTGGAGGAATGGTCTTTAATGAAGAACATATGCTTCCTTGTATTGGAATACCAGGAACTATTGATAACGATATTTATGGAACAAATTTTACAATTGGTTATGATACTGCATTAAATACAGTTGTAGAGGTAATTGATAAAATTAGAGATACTGCAAGTTCGCATAACAGACTTTTTTTTGTTGAAGTAATGGGACGAGATGCCGGATTTATAGCCTTAAATGCGGGTGTAGGTGCAGGTGCTGAAGAAATTTTAATTCCTGAAGAAGATTTAGGTTTAGATAGGTTGTTAGAATCTTTAAAAAGAACCAAAAGATCGGGTAAATCATCTAGTATTGTAGTGGTTTCTGAAGGAGATAAAATTGGTAAAAATGTATTCGAATTAGCTGATTATGTAGAAGAAAATATGCCGCAATATGATGTAAGAGTATCTGTATTAGGACATATGCAACGTGGTGGTTCGCCAAGCTGTTTTGATCGAGTTTTAGCAAGTAGGTTAGGAGTAAAAGCTGTTGAATTATTATTAGATGGAAAATCTAATTTAATGGTTGGGTTAATAGATAATAAGGTAGCAACAACCGAATTAGATTTAGCTGTAAAAGAACATCACAAAATTAATAAGGAACTATTACGTGTTAGCGATATTATGTCAATTTAA